GTCGATGCCGACGACCTCATGCCCGATCGACGCCATCGCCGCAGCATGCACGGCCCCCAGGTATCCGCAGCCGATGACCGAAAGTCGCATGATGATAGTTCCTCTCTCGGACGAACATTGGCCTCATCATCCCGTCCGCACACGCGGCATTCAGGACGTTTCGATGGCCGGGAGGTGTCTGTTTCGTTACCTCTGGAAGACCGGGCGGCTGCTCAGGCCGCTGGCCTGAAGCGTCGTGAAGAAGGCCACTGCGACGAGTGCGAGGGGCGCAACTGCCTCACTTCGCGTTCAATGCCCACGAAGCGACGGATCTTCGTGGTGAAGATGTCTTCGTGGAAGCGCGCCGTCGCCGTGCGGGCGTTGAATCGCGGAAGGAAGATCGCTGCGCTGATCGCATCGGCGAGGTCTGCAGCATCCGTCGACGCTGCGGTGATACCGCTCACCCCGTCGACGTACGTCTCGATCTGACCGCCCACCGGACCGGTGACGACGGGCACGCCCGCCGCCTGCGCCTCGACCGGCACGATGCCGAAATCCTCGACGGCCGGGAAGACGAACACCGCTGCGCGCTGCATGAGCGCGTAGAGCATCGCATCAGAGGGAGCGATCACGAAGAGCACCGGAACCCCGACCCTGGCGGCCACTGCACGCAGTCGCTCCTCATCCGGCCCCGAGCCCGCGATCACCGCGGGAAGGCCTACACGTGCAGCGGACTCGATCACGAGATCGAGACGCTTGTACGGGATGAAGCGCGAGGCGCCCAGCACGTATGAATCGGGCAGCCGATCGATGATCCGGCGCTCCTCATCATCG
The DNA window shown above is from Microbacterium murale and carries:
- a CDS encoding glycosyltransferase, translating into MSGLLVTEWIERSGGAERVLDVMGNAFPDADIRCLWSDPLSAFPTRQLDQSWLARTPLRRHKALALPLMPTLWRHVNAEWAYDWMLVSSYVFAHHVRLVGQDIPKYVYAHTPARYIWNPELDRRGDNPLVRTVAPIFRSIDRRRAQEATAIAANSEFVRDRIRRAWDRDATVIHPPVAVERILSRADWRTGVTDDEERRIIDRLPDSYVLGASRFIPYKRLDLVIESAARVGLPAVIAGSGPDEERLRAVAARVGVPVLFVIAPSDAMLYALMQRAAVFVFPAVEDFGIVPVEAQAAGVPVVTGPVGGQIETYVDGVSGITAASTDAADLADAISAAIFLPRFNARTATARFHEDIFTTKIRRFVGIEREVRQLRPSHSSQWPSSRRFRPAA